The following proteins come from a genomic window of Ignavibacteria bacterium:
- the recJ gene encoding single-stranded-DNA-specific exonuclease RecJ gives MLKKRWKLREKSDENIVKSLADSLNVTPILANLLVQRKITNFHLAKAFFRPSIEDLHDPFLMKGMEEASFRLIKAITSNELITVHGDYDVDGTCAAALMYLFLKELGARAEIYIPNRLTEGYGISKSGIETIRAKGTSLMIAVDCGITAVEETALAKSLGMDMIICDHHQPGNSIPEAYAVLDPIRPGCNYPFKFLSGAGVAFKLAQAVSERIGKRELPLKYLDLVAIAGAADIVSLEGENRILVRKGMEQVNTNPRPGIAALIRSAGMEPGNLSAGHVVFTIAPRINAVGRLGDAIRAVDLFITTDEKEAVRLAEVLEGENYQRRKIDELTFSHAIDLVENSVNLDEDIAIVLHEENWHPGVIGIVASRLVERYYRPTVMLTTVDGVAKGSARSIVGFNIYEALKKCEETLLQFGGHEAAAGLALELDKLQEFKEKFNQIVKSVVKTEDVLPEILIDTKINLSELTPKFLRILDEFAPFGPGNMRPTFLAESVQLVYNPRIVGNNHIVLTFRQEGCDRVFDSIGFNLGSYAPLIDKDKNLLDIVFTIEKTMRDGRTFPQLRIKDIRVRQANEEKSEDISINKIEVNK, from the coding sequence ATGCTGAAAAAACGTTGGAAGCTTAGAGAAAAGTCGGATGAAAATATAGTAAAATCTTTGGCTGATTCACTTAACGTGACACCGATTCTGGCTAACCTGCTCGTTCAGCGGAAGATTACAAATTTTCACCTGGCAAAAGCGTTTTTCCGCCCCTCGATCGAGGACCTGCACGATCCTTTCCTCATGAAAGGCATGGAAGAGGCCTCCTTCCGGCTAATTAAGGCTATCACATCAAATGAACTTATTACGGTTCATGGCGATTATGACGTCGACGGCACCTGTGCTGCAGCTCTGATGTACCTGTTCTTAAAGGAACTTGGAGCCAGGGCCGAGATCTATATTCCAAACCGCCTTACTGAGGGCTACGGCATCTCAAAGTCGGGCATTGAAACAATTAGGGCTAAAGGGACTTCTCTTATGATCGCTGTAGACTGCGGCATTACGGCAGTGGAAGAAACAGCCCTTGCAAAGTCCCTTGGAATGGATATGATCATCTGCGACCACCATCAGCCCGGCAACTCGATACCCGAGGCTTATGCCGTTCTGGATCCCATAAGGCCGGGGTGCAATTATCCCTTCAAGTTTTTATCCGGTGCCGGTGTGGCGTTTAAGCTTGCCCAGGCCGTAAGCGAAAGAATAGGTAAAAGAGAACTCCCTCTTAAATATCTCGACCTGGTTGCAATTGCGGGAGCGGCCGACATTGTTTCCCTCGAAGGAGAAAACAGAATTCTGGTTAGAAAGGGGATGGAACAGGTAAATACCAACCCCCGCCCCGGCATTGCGGCACTCATCAGAAGTGCGGGCATGGAGCCGGGTAACCTCTCGGCCGGGCATGTTGTCTTTACAATAGCTCCACGCATTAACGCCGTCGGGCGCCTGGGCGATGCCATAAGGGCCGTAGACCTTTTTATTACAACAGATGAAAAGGAAGCCGTCCGCCTGGCTGAAGTGCTCGAAGGCGAAAACTACCAGAGAAGAAAAATTGACGAGCTTACATTTTCTCATGCAATTGACCTTGTGGAGAACTCGGTTAACCTGGACGAGGATATTGCCATTGTTCTTCACGAAGAAAACTGGCATCCGGGCGTAATAGGCATTGTAGCCTCCCGCCTGGTGGAAAGATATTACCGCCCTACCGTAATGCTTACAACGGTTGACGGGGTTGCAAAGGGTTCGGCAAGAAGCATTGTGGGCTTCAATATTTATGAAGCCTTAAAAAAATGCGAAGAAACACTCCTCCAGTTCGGCGGCCATGAAGCTGCCGCGGGGCTCGCACTTGAGCTCGATAAGCTCCAGGAATTTAAGGAGAAGTTTAACCAGATTGTTAAAAGCGTTGTAAAAACTGAAGACGTTCTGCCCGAGATACTCATTGATACGAAGATCAATCTCTCGGAACTGACGCCGAAATTCCTGCGCATACTGGATGAATTTGCGCCTTTCGGTCCGGGCAACATGCGCCCCACATTCCTTGCCGAAAGTGTTCAGCTCGTTTACAACCCCCGCATTGTAGGCAATAACCACATTGTACTTACCTTCCGTCAGGAGGGATGCGACAGGGTTTTTGACTCAATTGGATTTAATTTAGGCAGCTATGCCCCGCTTATTGATAAAGATAAGAATTTGCTTGATATTGTATTTACTATAGAGAAAACGATGCGCGACGGAAGAACATTCCCGCAGCTCAGGATTAAG